From the genome of Nasonia vitripennis strain AsymCx chromosome 1, Nvit_psr_1.1, whole genome shotgun sequence, one region includes:
- the LOC116416980 gene encoding zinc finger protein 423-like, translated as MESPRAESYASSDTGRTRMIDAEARHTDLDGNLNEVTADLTGLVTICCSDCDLDSANYEKCQGELALQCLACREKFYHRFWAIRHINSCASIIKQTKYICELCETTFERIDELRRHFQDCASDCFTSLQLENNNTNSEEELDMFKYFANSSEILRKSVREYGHERFYAHFCVECREPIIDETSVDAVDCDECKVSCLLQCNTCKCLHETYESIIEHLKGSYCGYKMQLAVDPDAQLHEQA; from the exons ATGGAATCTCCACGTGCGGAATCTTACGCATCTTCTGACACTG GTAGGACGAGAATGATTGATGCAGAAGCTCGTCACACGGATCTCGATGGAAATCTCAACGAAG TTACTGCAGACTTGACAGGGCTTGTGACGATTTGTTGCTCGGATTGTGATCTTGACAGTGCCAACTACGAAAAATGCCAGGGCGAGCTAGCTCTGCAATGTTTAGCGTGCCGAGAGAAGTTTTATCACCGTTTTTGGGCGATCCGGCACATCAATTCTTGTGCCAGCATCATCAAGCAGACAAAATACATCTGTGAGTTGTGCGAAACGACATTCGAACGGATCGATGAACTAAGAAGACACTTTCAAGACTGTGCAAGTGATTGTTTTACAAGTCTTCAGTTGGAGAACAACAACACGAATTCGGAGGAAGAATTAGATATGTTCAAGTACTTTGCCAACTCATCGGAGATATTAAGGAAAAGCGTGAGGGAATACG GACATGAACGTTTTTATGCGCACTTCTGCGTGGAGTGCCGCGAACCCATCATCGATGAAACATCGGTCGACGCAGTAGACTGCGATGAATGTAAAGTTAGTTGCCTGCTGCAGTGCAACACGTGCAAATGTCTACACGAGACTTACGAGTCCATTATTGAGCATTTAAAGGGGAGCTATTGCGGATATAAGATGCAATTAGCGGTGGACCCGGATGCTCAACTTCACGAACAGGcgtga
- the LOC116416978 gene encoding uncharacterized protein LOC116416978 has product MESPRAESYASSDTGRTRMIDAEARHTDLDGNLNEVTADLTGLVTICCSDCDLDSANYEKCQGELALQCLACREKFYHRFWAIRHINSCASIIKQPKYICELCETTFERIDELRRHFQDCASDCFTSLQLENNNTNSEEELDMFKYFANSSEILRKSVREYGHERFYAHFCVECREPIIDETSVDAVDCDECKVSCLLQCNTCKCLHETYESIIEHLKGSYCGYKMQLAVDPDAQLHEQA; this is encoded by the exons ATGGAATCTCCACGTGCGGAATCTTACGCATCTTCTGACACTG GTAGGACGAGAATGATTGATGCAGAAGCTCGTCACACGGATCTCGATGGAAATCTCAACGAAG TTACTGCAGACTTGACAGGGCTTGTGACGATTTGTTGCTCGGATTGTGATCTTGACAGTGCCAACTACGAAAAATGCCAGGGCGAGCTAGCTCTGCAATGTTTAGCGTGCCGAGAGAAGTTTTATCACCGTTTTTGGGCGATCCGGCACATCAATTCTTGTGCCAGCATCATCAAGCAGCCAAAATACATCTGTGAGTTGTGCGAAACGACATTCGAACGGATCGATGAACTAAGAAGACACTTTCAAGACTGTGCAAGTGATTGTTTTACAAGTCTTCAGTTGGAGAACAACAACACGAATTCGGAGGAAGAATTAGATATGTTCAAGTACTTTGCCAACTCATCGGAGATATTAAGGAAAAGCGTGAGGGAATACG GACATGAACGTTTTTATGCGCACTTCTGCGTGGAGTGCCGCGAACCCATCATCGATGAAACATCGGTCGACGCAGTAGACTGCGATGAATGTAAAGTTAGTTGCCTGCTGCAGTGCAACACGTGCAAATGTCTACACGAGACTTACGAGTCCATTATTGAGCATTTAAAGGGGAGCTATTGCGGATATAAGATGCAATTAGCGGTGGACCCGGATGCTCAACTTCACGAACAGGcgtga